The sequence below is a genomic window from Euzebyales bacterium.
CCACGACCTGCTCGACGATCTGGGCGTCCGTCACCCGCGGCTCTACGGGACCGTCGGCGTGCCGCGAGCGCCTACCTTCCGCGCCTGTGGCGGGTCGCGCTCGACGTGATGGACGCCAGCCCCCGGATCGTCGACCGAGGGTGATCGGACCGCTCAGGCGGCCGATACCAGCTCGTCGTACTCGTCGTCGCTGAGCCCGACAGTCGCGGCCGCGCAGTTCTCCTCCAGGTGCTCCACCGACGACGTGCCCGGGATGGGCAGCATGGTGGGCGACCGCCGTAGCAGCCAGGCCAGTGCGATCTGCGCCGGCGTCGCCTCGTGGGCACGCGCGACCTCGTCGGCGACACCACCCGGCTGGGCCAGCTTCCCCGTCGCGAGCGGGAGCCACGGGATGAAGCCGATGGCGTGCGCCGCGCACATGTCCACGACGTCGTCCCAGGCGCGGTCGGTCAGGTTGAACCGGTTCTGGACGGTGGCGACCTCGACCATCTCCATGACCTGTGCCAGCTGGTCGGTCGTGACCTCCGACAGACCGATGTGGCGGATCTTGCCCTCGTCCCGCAGTTCGATGAGCGTGCCGATCTGCTCGTCGGTCGGCACCTTCCTGTCGATGCGGTGCAGCTGGTAGAGGTCGATGGTGTCGAGCTGGAGCCGGCGCAGGCTGCCCTCGCACGCCTCCCGTAGGTGCGCCGGGCGGCCGTCCGGGCTCCAGTCGCCGGGTCCTCCCCGTACGAGCCCCGCCTTGGTCGCGATCACGACGTCGTCGGGGTAGGGGTGCAGCGCCTCGGCGATGAGCTCCTCGCTGACGTACGGCCCGTAGGAGTCGGCGGTGTCGATGAGGGTCACGCCGAGCTCCACGGCGCGGCGGACGACAGCGCGGCACTCGTCGGGATCGTTCGGCGGGCCCCACACGCCGCTGCCGGTCAGACGCATCGCGCCGAACCCGAGGCGGTGCACCTCCAGCTCATCGGCGATGGCGAAGCTGCCGCTGGCGGGGACGGGCATGTCTGACACGGTGGACCTGTCGGTCGACGAACAGGGTGGCCGCGGTCCTACCCGAACGGCGCGGGTCGGATGCGATGGTGGAGCCACGCAACGACTCAGGAGGCGCACGTGTCCGACCGCGATGTCGCCGATGCCAAACAGGAGCTGCGCGACGTCGTGTGGGATGCGCTCCGCGAGGCCGGCGTCGCGCGGTTCCCGGGTGCCAGGGGGCGCATCCCCAACTTCACCGGCGCGGAGGCGGCCGCGGAACGGCTGCGCGGGACCTCGCCGTGGCGCGCGGCCGTGACGGTCAAGGCGAACCCGGATTCGCCGCAGTGGCCCGTCCGCCAGCGGGCGTTGGAGGACGGGTGCACCGTGTTCATGGCAGTGCCGCGTCTCAGGGACGAACGTCCGTTCCTACGACTCGATCCGGATCTCCTGGAGGTTCGGCCGCGCGCGGCGTCTTCGATCAAGGGCTCGTCCGAGCACGGCGTGCCGACCGCCGTCGACGAGCTCGTGCCCGTCGACCTCGTGGTGGTCGGTTGCGTCGCCGTCGACCTCAGCGGCGCAAGGGTCGGCAAGGGCGGCGGGTTCGCTGACCTGGAGTTCGCAATGGCCACCGCCGCCGGGTTGATCGGACCGGACACCACCGTCGTCACCACGGTGCATCCGCTACAGGTCGTCGACGGCGGACGCATCCCCATGACCGACCATGATGTGCCGCTCGACGTCATCGTGACGCCCGACGAGGTGATCGTGTGCGACGGCGACCGTGCACGTCCAACCAATGTGCTGTGGGACCACCTGTCGGAGGACAAGATCGCCGCGATCCCCCTGCTCGCGCGACTCGCCGCCGAGCGATCGGGTGGGTGACGCTCCAATGATCCGCGGGAAGCGACCAAGCGCCGTGACGTCGGGCGGCGTGCGGCGTCGGGTGTGACCTCGCTCGCCATGCATCCGAGAACAACCGTCGAGTAGGTCAAACCGTCAGCCCGTTCCACACGTACTACCTGGTGTGGGGCTCACCGAGGAAGCGATGCTGGCCGGGCTGGCGTCGGACGATGCAGACATCGCCGCCGCCTTCGTCCGCACCTTCCAGGGCCGTGTGTACGGCCTCGCGCTCGCGATCCTCGGCGACCGGGACGCGGCGACCGAGGTCGCGCAGGAGGCCTTCGTGCGCGCATGGCGGTACGCCGACACGTTCGACCCTCGGCGAGGAAGCGTCGCGACGTGGCTGCTCACGATCACCCGCAACCTGGCGATCGATGCAGCCCGGATCCGCCGCCCCGTCCCGGTCGACCCGGTGCTGTTCAACTCTCTGCGGCTCGTCGGTTCCGATGCCGAGCCGGGCGACGACGTGACCACCGAACGCGACCTCGCGCGCCTGCGTCGTGCCGTCGGTGCCCTGCCGGCCGAGCAACGGCGCTGCTTGCTGCTCGCGGTGTTCAACGGGCTGACGGCGAGGGAGATCAGCACGCTTGACAACGTGCCCCTGGGCACCGTCAAGACACGGATGCGTACGGCGCTGCGCAAGCTGCGCTCGTCGTTCGAGGTGCATGATGACTGACGACTGCACCTCCGTGCGCGACCTCGCGCCGGAGGTGGCGCTGGAGATCGCGGAAGCGCGGGAACGCGCCCTCGTGCTCGATCACGTGGCGACGTGCTCATCGTGCGCCGCCCATCTGATGGAGCTGTCCGCTACCGCTGACGACATGCTCGCGCTGGCTCCGATGAGCGAGCCCCCCAGCGGCTTCGAATCCTCTGTGCTCGAGCACCTGCGTGCGGCATCGTCCTCGCGCGCGATGGCGACGCCCGCCCGCCGTTGGATGCGATCCGGGCCGCGCCTGCGCATCGCGCTGGTCGCCGCGGTGATCGTGTTGGCAACCACGCTCGCGGCCGGAGCCGTGCACTGGACGGGGCGCGCGGACCGTGCGCTAGCCGACGGGGTCAGGCAGACGCTGGCGACATCGCACGGGCAGTACTTCATTGCCTTCCCGTTGCAGACCGCCGATGCACAGCGGCGCGGCGCGGTGTTCGCCTACGAGGGTGATCCCTCGTGGGTCGTGCTCACCCTCGATCAGCCGGTGGTCGGTGGTCCCCATGTGGTCGAGCTGCTCGGTCGCGACGGCGTCACACGTCAGGTGGCCGACAACGTGGATCTGACCGCCGACCGGGTCTGGGGAGCGCAGATCCCGATCGCTGTGCACGACGCCGCCACGTTGACCGTCGTCGACGCCCACGGTCGAACCGCGCTGACCGCGGATCTCGCCGCTCCGCCATCCAGCTGACCGTCACGTCGAGGCCGCTGGGCCACGTGGCGGCGACTCCCCGCAATCTCTGTCGCCCTCTGAGCCGTAGTACCTGTAGGGGCAGTGGTCGTAGGGGTGATGGGGAATGCGAGCGACGACGAGGCACTCGATGCTGCTGCTGGCGCTCGTGGCTGCGCTGCTACCCGCAACCGGTGGATCGGCCGCCGAGGACGTGCCACAGGTGCTCCGCTTCCACGGCGGTGGCTACGACCGTGCGGCCGCGATCACCGTGGACGGGGCCGGCGACGCCTACGTCGGCGGTGCGGTCGACGTTGATGGCGAGGCGATG
It includes:
- a CDS encoding 5-formyltetrahydrofolate cyclo-ligase, with protein sequence MSDRDVADAKQELRDVVWDALREAGVARFPGARGRIPNFTGAEAAAERLRGTSPWRAAVTVKANPDSPQWPVRQRALEDGCTVFMAVPRLRDERPFLRLDPDLLEVRPRAASSIKGSSEHGVPTAVDELVPVDLVVVGCVAVDLSGARVGKGGGFADLEFAMATAAGLIGPDTTVVTTVHPLQVVDGGRIPMTDHDVPLDVIVTPDEVIVCDGDRARPTNVLWDHLSEDKIAAIPLLARLAAERSGG
- a CDS encoding sigma-70 family RNA polymerase sigma factor, with product MGLTEEAMLAGLASDDADIAAAFVRTFQGRVYGLALAILGDRDAATEVAQEAFVRAWRYADTFDPRRGSVATWLLTITRNLAIDAARIRRPVPVDPVLFNSLRLVGSDAEPGDDVTTERDLARLRRAVGALPAEQRRCLLLAVFNGLTAREISTLDNVPLGTVKTRMRTALRKLRSSFEVHDD
- a CDS encoding aldo/keto reductase, which gives rise to MPVPASGSFAIADELEVHRLGFGAMRLTGSGVWGPPNDPDECRAVVRRAVELGVTLIDTADSYGPYVSEELIAEALHPYPDDVVIATKAGLVRGGPGDWSPDGRPAHLREACEGSLRRLQLDTIDLYQLHRIDRKVPTDEQIGTLIELRDEGKIRHIGLSEVTTDQLAQVMEMVEVATVQNRFNLTDRAWDDVVDMCAAHAIGFIPWLPLATGKLAQPGGVADEVARAHEATPAQIALAWLLRRSPTMLPIPGTSSVEHLEENCAAATVGLSDDEYDELVSAA